CCTGCCAGACTTGTATTGACGGTACCCAGGCGACGGACGTTCCAATGACTTGTGATCCACAGATTTTCCTGAGTCTATCCCAACGGTTCTCGGGGACCGTGATACCGGTCACGGGAGTGAGTTGCGATCGCATCATTAATACCACCGCCGAAAAACGACAGCTAGCCCAGACTCATCAAGCGGATGTCGTGGATATGGAAGGGTTTGCGCTGTTGTCGGGTTTAAAGTCTACGCAGATTTCTCTGGGCATTGTGCGGGTGATCAGCGATGATATCCACCATGATTTACCGGATTTGAATGGAGCGATTAGCCCGGAGGGGCACCTGCAAACGTTTCCCTTAGCGATGGGAATGCTGCGCCAGCCCTTGCCCGCCCTGCGTCTGATTCGAGGATCTCTCAAAGGGCTTAAACAATTGGAGAAAGTCACAACTGAGATCTTTAAGCCCTGAATGCTGGATTGAGGCTTAGAGAGCAGCCAGCACCGGATCGTGGATGCTGCCATTGCTGACGACGACCCCTTGGTTATTCACCAGTTTTGCCCCTAAGGAGAAATCGAGGGACTTACCGGCGATATCCGTCACTCGACCGCCTGCTTCTTCCACTAAAATTACCCCTGCGGCGTGATCCCAGATTTTCTCGCGATAGTCAGGAGTTTTCGGAGAAGGCAGTCGCAAATAGAGGGCTGCTTCCCCAGCGGCAACCGCCATATATTTGGCTTGGCTATCCATGCGTAAGGAGTCTTGGGTGATACCTGCAGCTTTAGCAACGGCGGCTTGGCGAGACTGATCGCCATGACCGGATTCCACGCTTTCCACAAAGCGGAGATTGTCAGATTGCTCCGCAGAGACCACTTGGATCGATTGAGGGGTGCCACCTGCTAAAGGAGATAGGGTTGCACCTGCTCCGCGCACGGCAACGCCCATTAATCCGGTTTGCCCCTCTGTAAAAGAGAGGGCCGGACAGCCCAAAACGCCCACTTTAATTTCGCCATCTTCGATTAAGGCTAATGCGATCGCATATTGGTCTCCCCGCAAAAAACCTTTGGTGCCGTCAATGGGGTCCAAGGTCCAGTAACGCGAGGCGACTTGACCATTGCCATGGTCAATCCAGTCTGTCACTTGTTCGGCAGTGGCATCGGGGACAATGGCCTGAACATATTGGGTGACCTGGGCCAAGCGCTCGGCCATCTCAGGGGTCCGCAATTCTGCAGCATCCTCTTCACCCACCACGGCATCTTGGGGGAAGGCAGTGGAGAGGGCCCGACAAATGAGCGCTTGAGCGCCAAAGTCAGCCACGGTTACCGGGCTTTTATCTTTCTTCTCAATGGCTTCTGGGACAATTTCGCGCCGAACTTGTTCGCAAAGTTGGGCTGCCGCTTGTACAGCTTGGATAGCGATTTGTTTCTCAGATTCGTAGGGCATAATCACGTAGCGTCAACAGGGCAATGTCTACCATAGCTGATTCGAAAGGGTGAAACCAGTCAATCTGAAGACAGAGGTTCGGCCCAGGTGGAGACGCTTTTCAATAAGGGGGGAATGTCGTAAAAGTCCGGTGGAAACTCTAATTGGGTTTCTCGCAATCCGAGATAGCCAGATTCTTGAAACGCTAATAAGACCCGCTGCAGGGCTAGCCAGACTTCTGCTTCATATTCCCAATCTCCATGCCGAGGGGCATAGCCGGCAATTGCTCGCATCGCCCAAAAATAGCTGTTGCGAACTACGGACCCACCTTTCTTAAACTTGGGTAGGTCCTCGTTGTGGAGGATGATCAGATCTTGGTCGAGCCGTGCTCGCATGTTGAATCTGCTATGCTTCTGGGCGCTTGGCTTCAATCAGGCGGGAGAAATAAAAGCTGGTTTTAGTCATAGCTTTGCGCTCGATGGTCCACCCTTGGGATCGCAAAATGTCGCAAATATCAAAATCTCGGTGTAGATAAGCCCGAGTGGTTTTGCTCGGACCTGGGAAGAAGCTGCCAATTTTCTTTAGCAACATATACCCAATGGTCCAGGGGGCAAAGCTCAGGATGAGCCGAGAGTTGGCTAAGGATGCTAAATGATTGATCATTTCCGGTACTTTTTGGTCGGGATAGTGAATCAATACATCGAGACAAATAACCGTGTCATAACTACCAGATAAGGTCTCTAAATCCTGAACGCTGAAGTTGGGGTTTTGATCTTGGCCTAATGTTTGTTGTGCTCTGGTCTGGGCCTCTTCCACCATTTTTTTTGAAATATCGCTAGCTGAGACCTGAATACCCTTCTCTGCGAGGGGAATGCTCAAGCTCCCCACGCCACAGCCCGCATCGCAAAAAGATTGTCCTGATAAATCTCCATCGGCCTTTAGCCAGGAGAGAACCGTATCGACGGTTTGTTGATGACCGACGCGAATGTCTTTTTGGACTTTATTCACATCACCGTCGCCATAAATCCGCCGCCAACGGTCGAAACCAACGGTATTGAAATAATCTTGGACAACGGCTTTATCGTTGGTGGTAGGCATGGGTATATTACTGACACAGGTCTCAATCCTCTATGGTTGCAGAAAATTGGACAATCAGGGATTTTTTGCACCACCCAATCTTTAGCCATCCTTAAAAGCAAAGGAGCATGCGCCTTTCTCTTTGGGGAGGATTAAGACAGACGTTTTAGGATGATTCGCGAGTTGTCACCTCGGTCAGTAGAGTTTGGGGTACGACACCGTGGATATTAGAGTAGGCTCCTAACCCAGGTGTTTAGCGCCTTGTTTTATATCTTTTGTTATAGAGTCGACAGACTAATGGATGTGGATCATCATCGGTAAATGGAATGGCCGTACCATCGGCTGTGATGCGAATGCGATCGCGACAGTCATAGGTCTCTCGAGGTTGTCTGGCTCCATCAATGGTGACGATGGCCCGATATTCCCAATAATTTTTGGCGGTGCGGTTCAAGGACGCTTCACAAATGCGGCGACCTTTAATATTCCGACAGATCGCTGCATGGGCAGGAGCCGGTAGACTAAACAGCACCATCCCTCCCACTAAGACAAAGAGTAAGCTCTTGCGAAGCAGCGCCTTCAACGGTAGGGCTGGCAGGGGTATCTGTGGCAACGAGAATTGTGAGGTCATCAGCAAAAACTCAACAGAAGTATTGATGTATATCTTGACTTGTATCACAGTCCATACCCAGATTGGCTTAACCTAAACCTACGCTCAATATTTTTCAACGATTGACGGTCAATTTTTGATTACGGCATCGGTCTTATGGTCGTCCCCCCACCTCAAAACCCATCGAGTTCGTCGGCTAAAGTGGTGTTGATTACGGGATGTTCCTCTGGAATTGGCAAAGCTCTAGCCCTTGAGTTTCGGCAACAAGGCTATCAAGTCTTCGCAACTGCTCGGAACCTGGCTGATATGGAGGCACTTGCCCAACCAGGGATTGCCACATTGCAGTTAGATGTCACCTGTCCTGCAGAGATAGCCACTGCCATCGATACCCTGGTTGCCGAGACCCAGGGAATCGATATTCTCGTGAATAATGCGGGCTATGGGGTGATGGGGCCGTTGCTAGATATTCCCAATGGCGAGTTGGTGAACCAATTTCAAACCAATGTGTTTGCACCCATCCATCTCATCCAGCAGGTGGTGCCTTTGATGGGGAAGGGAGGGCTGATCCTCAATTTGGGGAGTGTTTCAGGGGTGATGAGTACGCCTTTTGCCGGTCCCTACTGTGCTTCCAAAGCGGCCCTGCATGCGTTATCCGATGCATTGCGAATGGAACTGGCCCCTTTTAAGATTCAGGTCGTGACGGTTCGAGCCGGGGCGATTCAATCCCAGTTTGGGCAAACGGCATCCCAGATGGCTGAACGGTTGTTCTCCGCCAACTCTCGCTATCAGCAGCTCGCACCTCAAATTCAGGCACGGGCGCTAGCGTCTCAGAACCAGGCGACTTCTGCGGCTGTCTTGGCCCAAAAGTTGGTACATCGTATTCAGCACTCGGATCGGCTGCCTCCTGAAATTGCCATTGGCAACAAAAGCCGCACCTTGCCATTATTAAAACGGTGGCTACCAACTCGACTATTGGATCGAATTTTGATGCGGAAATTTGGGTTAGGGGATTGGCAGCCGGGTCCACCGCCAAACTAAACCTGACTTTGATTTCAGCTGGAGGGAACGTGAGTCATCAGCTAAAGCTCCAAGCGCATTTCGTTAGAGGGGATAAATCCGATCTGCTCGTAGACGGGTTTGCCCCAAGGAGAGGCATGGAGGATGGCGTGGGTACAGTGTTGCGATCGCAAATACTCCACCGCTACCTCAGTCAATTTGCGACCAATTCCCTGGCGACGATAGGCCGATTCCACATAGACACCCCAAATGTAGCCATAGTGGCGCTGGTCCCGATGGATCAAGGATGGATATAACCCAGAAAATAATTGACAGCCCACCGACCCGACCATTGCTGCATCAAGAGAGGCGATATATCCTTGATAACCTAATTGATCACGGGCCGTTGCTAAGAACTCTAGGGTGACGGTTTGCCAGTCCGGTCGAATCTGCTCTGTAGGCACCTGGTTATCCCGCCACATTTGGTAAAAATGCTGGGCAATCAGTTCATCATCTGTGGGAGTTGCGGAGCGGATAGTAAGAGAGGCTTCTGGCATGGCGGCACATCCCGGAATTTTAGGTCAATCTTTTTGTCCAGAGGGTTAATGTATATTGCTCTGAATCACGCTACTATGGCCGACGATCACCTGCCACAAGCCTTGAGGGGAACGCTGCCATAGACGGGTAAATTGCAGATTGTCCTGGAAAGAAATTTCGCTATAGAGACCTGCCCACTGCACCTCCACAGAGACAACCATCTGTTCTCCGATGGGTTGGATGCGGCGTTCTGAATACTCAATGGTCTGAAATTGACAGAGCCCGGCTTGATGAAAGGCCAGGTCATCTTGTTTACTCATGATCTGGCCCAGATGGTTGGTAAACACTAAATCATCAGCAATCAGTTGATCTAGGGTTGCGACATCAGAGGTCAGCATGGCTAAGCGAAGCTGTTCTTCAACCTCAATAATTTGCTTCTCTAAGTCAGACGAGAGGGGCTGAGCCATGGGCAATAGACTTGTAACCGGTTAGAACGGATTGCAATTGGGGCATCCTTGACCCAACATCAATTGGGGTGTAGGAGTCACAATAAATTCAAGCTCGACCGCCTAGGACTGGCAGCGATCGCACAAGCCACTCACGGTAACCTCATAGGTTTGGGCTTCTAAGCCAGGCCGAAGGTTGTTAAGACTAATTTCTTGGAAACAATTCCAAGAGATGTCTTCAATTTCGCCACATTGGCGACAGCGGAAATGATGGTGAGGATCGACGTTGGCGTCATATCGGGACACGCCCTCTTCTAATAAGACTTCTCGTACTAGTCCTACATCTCGTAGGGCTTGCAACGAGCTATACACCGTCGCTTGAGAAGAAATGGGAAAATCCTGATTTAGATCCTGTAGTAGATGTTCTACGGTTGGATGATCGGTCCGAGACAGCAAATTGGCATACACCGCATAACGTTGGGGTGTTACTCGGAGACCTTTCTCCTTTAAAACTTGCACGATGGTGTCGGCAGACTGCTTCATTATTTTTTTTGTAAAACAGCAAATACTATTGCGGCAATTTATTCACCAATTATAGAGGCAAAACTTGCATTGCTTCTATAAAATATAGTATTTCTTAAAAATAAGTATATATTACTATTGAATTATTCGTAAATAAGAATTATTCTTAGATGTGTGGAGGCGATTGCCGACACCTGTTCACCCCAACACATGAGGAATAACATGGCTGTATTTGCAACTGAGCGAGTACCTGACGTCGTCTTTAAGACCCGAGTTCGGGATGAGTCCGTTTCCGGTCCCAACCCCTATCGTTGGGAAGACAAAACCACCCAGGATATTTTTGGTGGTAAGCGAGTGGTTGTGTTCTCCCTACCCGGTGCATTTACCCCCACTTGCTCATCGACACACTTACCTCGCTATGAGGAACTATACGAAGAAATTAAAGCCCAAGGGGTTGATGGTGTCATCTGCCTTTCGGTTAATGATGCATTTGTGATGTTCCAATGGGGCAAGCATCAAGGTGCTAAGAATGTTTTCTTACTTCCCGACGGCAATGGTGAGTTTACTCGCAAGATGGGCATGTTGGTGGACAAATCTAACCTAGGCTTCGGCATGCGCTCTTGGCGCTATTCGATGGTTGTCAATGATGGCAAAATCGAAAAAATGTTTATCGAAGCTGATTATGGCGATAACTGCCCTACAGACCCCTTTGAAGTATCTGATGCCGATACGATGTTGGCCTATCTCAAGGGTGTCCATGCCAATGCAGCAACTACGGCTGCTGCGGTTGGCTAAATATCTTGGGCCAACGTCCAACGATGGAGTGGGTCGGCTGACCCGCTCTGTTGTGTCTTGGATTGATTAGGCTAAAGTGAAACGCAATTAAATCTGCAAAGGAGGGAAGACGATGAGTTATGACTATGATTTGTTTGTGATTGGTGCGGGCTCAGGTGGTATTGCAACGGCCCGGCGAGCAGCTCAATATGGTGCCAAAGTAGGCATTGCAGAATATGACCGTTTGGGTGGCACCTGCGTCAATCGAGGCTGTGTACCGAAAAAGCTGATGGTCTATGCTTCTCACTTCCCTTCTCAGTTTGATGCTGCCACGGGGTATGGCTGGAGCCCAGTCGAGAGTAAATTGGACTGGCTCAAAATGATCACGGCAGTGAATGATGAAGTAACTCGACTCAATGGCATCTATCAGAAGATGCTGGATAACTCTAAAGTCGAGGTTTATCGTGGTCGAGCGGCGTTAGTGGATGCCCATACGGTGACCATTGGTGATCAAAAGGTAACCGCCGATAAAATTTTAGTAGCGGTGGGGGGTAAGCCCGTCAAGCCGGACAGTATTCCCGGCATCGAACATGCCATCACGTCAGACGATATTTTCAACCTGAAAGAGCAGCCTAAACATCTAGTTGTCCTCGGTGGTGGCTATATCGGTATTGAGTTTGCCTGCATTCTCAAGGGATTAGGGTCGGACGTGACGTTGATGATTCGGGCTGACAAAATTTTGCGCGGCTTTGACGACGATATCCGCTCAGAAATTCAAGAGGCGATGCAGAAGCATGGCATCCGAGTGCTGAATAATATGACGGATCTTGCCATTGCCAAATCCGATACGGGTCTCCAAATCACCGTTAAGCAGGCGAACAATGCCGAAGAAACCATCCTGGCGGATGCTGTAAGCCTAGCGGCAACAGGCCGTATCCCTAACTTGGAGGGATTGGGGATTGAAAATACGGCGATAGAAGTAGACGGTGGTGCGATCTCAGTGGATGACTATAGCCAAACAGCGGAACCCAATATTTATGCTGTCGGTGACTGTACAGATCGAATCAATTTAACGCCCGTTGCAATTAATGAAGGACGTGCCTTTGCGGATACCCATTTTGGCGGAAATTCTCGCCAGATGAGCTATGACAATGTGGCGACGGCCATCTTCACCACCCCAGAAGCAGCCACCGTTGGACTCACGGAAACAGAGGCACAGGAAAAATATGGTGAGGACAAGATCAAGGTGTATCGAAGTCGCTTCCGCCCCATGTATTACACCCTCCCCAATCATGATGAGAAAACGCTGATGAAACTGATCGTTAATACCGAAACTGATCAGGTTCTGGGGGCACATATGGTGGGTGACCATGCGGGAGAAATTATTCAAGGGGTCGCGATCGCAGTCAAGATGGGAGCCACAAAAGCCCAGTTTGACGCTACTGTCGGCATTCACCCGAGTTCTGCCGAAGAATTTGTAACAATGCGCTAAGCAAAATGTCACTTTTTAGAATTGAGGGGGCACTTTAAGCTCAGGAATCTGGTATCGAGAGATTCCTCCTCAGAGGATTTGACCCCTGACTTCATGTCAGGGGTTTCTTTATTGGAATCTAGCGATTTTTAGCCCGCTTTCACCAAGACGGTATCTCCCTCTAGTTTCGCTTCATAGGTGGGAAGTGGATCTTTGGCGGGACCATTGGCAACGGTTCCATCTGCCTTAAATTTGGATCCATGACATCCACAGTCTAAGGTTCCTCCTTCAGCATTCCAGTCCACGGGACATTGACTATGGGTACATTGATTTTTGAAAGCAACGACCTTTGTTTTGTCATCAGGACTGAGAATGACGAGTAGGGGGGCACCACCAAAGTCTTCCATGACTACAGACCCACTGCTTTCTAGGTCTGCCAGCTTACCGACTTCGGTAAACCCATCCGCCGTGGTGACTGGGGCAGGGGCTTCGGCAGTATCAGTGGATTCGGGTGAAGAAGATGCTTCTGGTGTGTCACTCGAGGTGCAAGCTGCGAGCACCACGGGTAAGCTGCTGGCTAATGTGCCAACCCCTACCCAAGAAAGAAATGTACGACGATCCATTCAGTGTTCTCCTGTATCTGAGATACGGACTTCGCTGGTTATTATGCCTGATCTAGTTTCAATTCGTTGTACTGCAGCGATATAAAACCTCAATCACATTAGTATCTAGACCCTTCTAACTCAGAAGAGGGCTTCAGGGAGAATTTGACCAGCAACTCAAATGACTGGGTTAAAAGATATGCAATAATTTGTTACATTCAAGATCTGGACTGTTCAAGAGGCAGTTCCAAACCATTGTTAGAGAAGAAAAAGCATGCGTGTTGCAATTGTAGGTGCGGGTCTGGCAGGGATGGCCACCGCAGTTGACTTAGTTGATGCGGGTCACGAAGTAGAACTATATGAAGCTCGTCCCTTTGTCGGCGGTAAAGTCAGCAGCTGGATCGATGACCAAGGCAATCATATTGAAATGGGCCTGCATGTCTTCTTCGGCAACTACCGTCGCTTGTTTGCACTCATGGCAAAGGTGGGGGCTTTAGATCACTTCCTACTGAAAGAGCATGTCCATAACTTTGTCAATAAAGGTGGGCGTTTAGGGGCCTTAGATTTTCGCTTTCTGATTGGGGCTCCTTTCAATGGTTTGAAAGCCTTTTTCACGACTTCTCAGCTGTCGTTGCGGGACAAGATCCAGAATGCGATCGCACTCGGTACCAGCCCCATTGTTCGTGGCCTAGTGGACTACGAAGGGGCGATGCGCAACATTCGTGCCCTAGATAATGTCAGCTTTGCCGATTGGTTCCGCCGTCATGGAGGTAGCAATGGCAGTATCAAACGCATGTGGAACCCCATTGCCTATGCCCTTGGGTTTATCGACTGCGAAAATATTTCCGCCCGCTGCATGCTCACCATCTTTCAGATGTTTGCTGTCCGCCGAGAAAACTCCATGCTGCGGATGCTAGAAGGCTCGCCTCAAGAATATCTGCATCAACCGATCATCAACTATTTAGAAGAGCGGGGCGTTAAATTCCACCTCCGTCGGCGCACCTTAGAAGTTTTGTACGACAATAAGGACGACGAAACCCATATTACCGGCCTCCGAGTTGCCAAAGAAGACGGGGATGAAATCATTACGGCAGATGCCTATGTCTGTGCCTGTGATGTCCCAGGGATTAAACGGCTGATTCCTGATGATTGGCGGCATTGGTCTGAATTTGACAATATCTATAAACTTGATGCAGTCCCCGTTGCCACGGTCCAGCTGCGCTTTGATGGCTGGGTCACCGAAATGAACGACCCCCAGGCTCGTAAACAGGTAGAAAAAGCAACAGGCTTGGATAACCTCCTCTATACCGCCGATGCCGACTTCTCTTGCTTTGCCGACCTCGCTCTCACTAGCCCCAGCGATTACTATAAGGAAGGGGAAGGCTCATTGA
The Acaryochloris marina S15 genome window above contains:
- a CDS encoding 3'(2'),5'-bisphosphate nucleotidase, with amino-acid sequence MPYESEKQIAIQAVQAAAQLCEQVRREIVPEAIEKKDKSPVTVADFGAQALICRALSTAFPQDAVVGEEDAAELRTPEMAERLAQVTQYVQAIVPDATAEQVTDWIDHGNGQVASRYWTLDPIDGTKGFLRGDQYAIALALIEDGEIKVGVLGCPALSFTEGQTGLMGVAVRGAGATLSPLAGGTPQSIQVVSAEQSDNLRFVESVESGHGDQSRQAAVAKAAGITQDSLRMDSQAKYMAVAAGEAALYLRLPSPKTPDYREKIWDHAAGVILVEEAGGRVTDIAGKSLDFSLGAKLVNNQGVVVSNGSIHDPVLAAL
- the bchM gene encoding magnesium protoporphyrin IX methyltransferase — translated: MPTTNDKAVVQDYFNTVGFDRWRRIYGDGDVNKVQKDIRVGHQQTVDTVLSWLKADGDLSGQSFCDAGCGVGSLSIPLAEKGIQVSASDISKKMVEEAQTRAQQTLGQDQNPNFSVQDLETLSGSYDTVICLDVLIHYPDQKVPEMINHLASLANSRLILSFAPWTIGYMLLKKIGSFFPGPSKTTRAYLHRDFDICDILRSQGWTIERKAMTKTSFYFSRLIEAKRPEA
- a CDS encoding SDR family oxidoreductase, whose product is MVVPPPQNPSSSSAKVVLITGCSSGIGKALALEFRQQGYQVFATARNLADMEALAQPGIATLQLDVTCPAEIATAIDTLVAETQGIDILVNNAGYGVMGPLLDIPNGELVNQFQTNVFAPIHLIQQVVPLMGKGGLILNLGSVSGVMSTPFAGPYCASKAALHALSDALRMELAPFKIQVVTVRAGAIQSQFGQTASQMAERLFSANSRYQQLAPQIQARALASQNQATSAAVLAQKLVHRIQHSDRLPPEIAIGNKSRTLPLLKRWLPTRLLDRILMRKFGLGDWQPGPPPN
- a CDS encoding GNAT family N-acetyltransferase, coding for MPEASLTIRSATPTDDELIAQHFYQMWRDNQVPTEQIRPDWQTVTLEFLATARDQLGYQGYIASLDAAMVGSVGCQLFSGLYPSLIHRDQRHYGYIWGVYVESAYRRQGIGRKLTEVAVEYLRSQHCTHAILHASPWGKPVYEQIGFIPSNEMRLEL
- a CDS encoding nuclear transport factor 2 family protein, with protein sequence MAQPLSSDLEKQIIEVEEQLRLAMLTSDVATLDQLIADDLVFTNHLGQIMSKQDDLAFHQAGLCQFQTIEYSERRIQPIGEQMVVSVEVQWAGLYSEISFQDNLQFTRLWQRSPQGLWQVIVGHSSVIQSNIH
- a CDS encoding Fur family transcriptional regulator, producing MKQSADTIVQVLKEKGLRVTPQRYAVYANLLSRTDHPTVEHLLQDLNQDFPISSQATVYSSLQALRDVGLVREVLLEEGVSRYDANVDPHHHFRCRQCGEIEDISWNCFQEISLNNLRPGLEAQTYEVTVSGLCDRCQS
- a CDS encoding peroxiredoxin; amino-acid sequence: MAVFATERVPDVVFKTRVRDESVSGPNPYRWEDKTTQDIFGGKRVVVFSLPGAFTPTCSSTHLPRYEELYEEIKAQGVDGVICLSVNDAFVMFQWGKHQGAKNVFLLPDGNGEFTRKMGMLVDKSNLGFGMRSWRYSMVVNDGKIEKMFIEADYGDNCPTDPFEVSDADTMLAYLKGVHANAATTAAAVG
- the gor gene encoding glutathione-disulfide reductase — protein: MSYDYDLFVIGAGSGGIATARRAAQYGAKVGIAEYDRLGGTCVNRGCVPKKLMVYASHFPSQFDAATGYGWSPVESKLDWLKMITAVNDEVTRLNGIYQKMLDNSKVEVYRGRAALVDAHTVTIGDQKVTADKILVAVGGKPVKPDSIPGIEHAITSDDIFNLKEQPKHLVVLGGGYIGIEFACILKGLGSDVTLMIRADKILRGFDDDIRSEIQEAMQKHGIRVLNNMTDLAIAKSDTGLQITVKQANNAEETILADAVSLAATGRIPNLEGLGIENTAIEVDGGAISVDDYSQTAEPNIYAVGDCTDRINLTPVAINEGRAFADTHFGGNSRQMSYDNVATAIFTTPEAATVGLTETEAQEKYGEDKIKVYRSRFRPMYYTLPNHDEKTLMKLIVNTETDQVLGAHMVGDHAGEIIQGVAIAVKMGATKAQFDATVGIHPSSAEEFVTMR
- a CDS encoding ubiquinol-cytochrome c reductase iron-sulfur subunit, which gives rise to MDRRTFLSWVGVGTLASSLPVVLAACTSSDTPEASSSPESTDTAEAPAPVTTADGFTEVGKLADLESSGSVVMEDFGGAPLLVILSPDDKTKVVAFKNQCTHSQCPVDWNAEGGTLDCGCHGSKFKADGTVANGPAKDPLPTYEAKLEGDTVLVKAG
- the zds gene encoding 9,9'-di-cis-zeta-carotene desaturase, with product MRVAIVGAGLAGMATAVDLVDAGHEVELYEARPFVGGKVSSWIDDQGNHIEMGLHVFFGNYRRLFALMAKVGALDHFLLKEHVHNFVNKGGRLGALDFRFLIGAPFNGLKAFFTTSQLSLRDKIQNAIALGTSPIVRGLVDYEGAMRNIRALDNVSFADWFRRHGGSNGSIKRMWNPIAYALGFIDCENISARCMLTIFQMFAVRRENSMLRMLEGSPQEYLHQPIINYLEERGVKFHLRRRTLEVLYDNKDDETHITGLRVAKEDGDEIITADAYVCACDVPGIKRLIPDDWRHWSEFDNIYKLDAVPVATVQLRFDGWVTEMNDPQARKQVEKATGLDNLLYTADADFSCFADLALTSPSDYYKEGEGSLMQLVLTPGDPFIKKSNEEIANHVLKQVQELFPSSHDLNMTWYSVVKLAQSLYREAPGMEPYRPHQKTPIPNFFLAGSYTNQDYIDSMEGATISGHQAAQAILESATTIQQLSEKYPCQIG